The window GATCACAGTTGGCTTTTTTATCCTTGATAGGCTTCAGCTTGACCCTGCTGACACTGCACGTGCTGCAGGGATTGCACTTGCGACTGTTGGTGTGGCACTGATTATCGCGCAAGTAGCACTCCAGAAGCTTGAATGGCAGCCTGCGCGGCTAATTCAATTCGGCGGAGTCATCGCTGCCGCTGGATTTGTGTCTGCGATTTTTGCATCAGCGCCTATCTTGCTCTGGGTTTGCTATGGTGTCGCTGGCTTTGGTATGGGATGGATATATCCGTCTGTCTCTGCTTTGGCTGCCAATTCGGTGGAGGCTGATGAGCAAGGCGCGGCTGCCGGAACGATATCAGCGGCGCAAGGACTGGGTATTGTAGTTGGCCCGGTTATTGGAACTGTTATTTATGAAATTGAGATTGGGTTGCCGTATGGGCTAATAGCAGGAATGCTATTATTAGTCGCTCTGATCCCAGCTCGCACTCGCGCTTAATCACTCAAAACTTGGGATAGTAACTTGCTCTTTAGCCGTTGATATCCCTTAGGGTAGCGTCCTTCAACTTCTATATGCCTTGAATACACGCACATAGGTCAGCAGGTGTGCGTATGATAAGAGTTTTAAGATGAAGTGCGGGGCAAAGTCAGAGTGAATTTAGCACCGCCGAGTTCGGAGAACCCAACATGGCAAGTGCCGCGATGCCAAGTGGCGATTTTACGCACGATAGCCAACCCGAGGCCATAACCACCGTTGTCTTTACTGCGACTTTCATCTAAGCGAGAGAAGGGAATAAAAACCGATTCCCACTGAGATTTAGGGATCCCATCGCCATCATCCTCAATATGAAGATAAGCGTTGCTTTTGTCACATTCAAGACTAATTTCGATGTTTGAGCGACCGTACTTATCGGCGTTTTGCACAATATTTTGAATGGCTCGAGAGAGGTAGTGAGCGTTACCTGAGACGATAACCTGCATGCTCTTTTTATTAAGAGTTATTTGTTTATCGGTGAGCTTACGGAGTTTGTTTATCTGGTCGTCGACAAGCGCGCAAAGATCCAGTGGTGTTACCTCAAGTTTATCTACTTCAAATTCAAGCCGTGCGTAGGCTAGCATTTCATCAATCATGGCTTCCATTTCGACCACATCATCCGCCATATCGTTTGCTTGCTCACGGCTTTGCTCTGGTAACATGGCTAAAGCAAATTTGAGTCTGGCAAGTGGGGTTCGCAGGTCGTGAGAAACCGCATTAACGAGTAGTTTTTGATTTTCAATTAGCCTTGCGACTTGAGATGCCAAATCGCGGATCTGCTCGGTTAAATTTGAAATAGCAGAAAACCGGGAATGTCGGGTCGCTTTGGGCAGTTGACCTTGAGTGAGATTTTCGGTGATATACCTCAGTTGCAATAAATCAAGCCACAAGGGCCGTATCCACAGCATAAGTAAAAATGCGAGCACGGCATAAGAAAGCAATTTGATGACCCATTGTTTATTGGCAGCTGAAGCGGCTGGTGCTAATGGCCCTAGCTGCATCAGTAATGTTGAATCAGGTACTTTGAAAGTCAGCCATGCGCTACCTTCATCGTCAAAGCTCGTTAAAATACCACCTTGAACTAAAGTGCGGGCTTGCTCTGGAAGCCAAGCGACATCGTCCATGTTGAGTATTTTCACGGTTTCCGACTCTTGGGGTAAGTTGTGTGAGGAAATACTCGCTTTGAGCGTATTAGCAACTGCTTTTGCGTGTCGTAACTCATCGGGCGCGGAGTGCACCCAATGAGACCAAATAGCTTCGCTCACTTGGTTAATAACGACAATGCTGGTAAACACAGCCAAATAGAGGCTGAGCAATAGTTTTAGCACAAATACACTAGCCCCAAGCAGACTTAGAGCAGAGGTAGCCCTTGCCCCACACGGTAATAAGCCTTGCAGGTTGCTCTAGATTGTCGCCAAGTTTTTTACGTAAACGGCTAATACGTACATCAACGCTTCTATCTAATCCGTCATATTCGCGGCCAACAACATGTTTATAGATATAGTCTCGACTCAGCGTTTCGCCCGCATGGCCTGCCAATGTCTTTAGTAAATCAAATTCATAACTGGTTAGTTCAACTTCGTCACCTGCCAAGTAGACCTTACGGTCCGATTTATCTATTTGTAATTCCCCTAAGGTAATGGAGTCAGACTGAACTTCATCATTTTGTGTGCGTCTTAATAGCGCATTCAAGCGGGCAAGTAGCACATATGGCTCAACGGGCTTGATAATGTAATCATCAGCACCAATTTCAAGTCCTTTTACATGGTCGAAGTCGCTATCTTTGGCGGTAAGAAATAAAACCGGCCCTTTAAAATCACCGCGTGCAGCTTTGCAAATAGAAAAACCATCAAGGCCTGGAAGCATAATATCTAAAATTAAAATATCTGGTTTTTCGGCTTCTATCGCTTTAATGGCGTTAATACCATTGTGTAATTGAACGACTTCAAAGCCATTATGGATTAAGAACTTTGCGGTTAACTCCGCTAGTTTTACATCATCTTCGACAAGTAATACCTTGGCCATTAAAACACACTCCAATCGCTTCTGAGTTTGCGTCTATATTGTTGGTTGACGCTTGTGTGTACTTCAATATTTTGTTTTGCAACAACATTATTTTTAGCATCTTTTAGGGTAAAGAGCATGGACTTTGAGAGGTGGATAATTTGTGTTGATTTTGCCTCCTTGGCCTGCTCCCAGCATTGTAATTTTTGTTTTTCCTGAAATAAACAGAGGTCCATTTTAGCGGGCGATTGCCAAGCAATTTTTGCCGTCATTTCGCAGCGTTGCCCTGCTTGTTTCACCATACATGTAATAGGTTTTATTTCTAATTTAATGCCATTGTTGGGTTTGGTTAAAGCTTTACTTGGTGCGCTGAAAATTATAATTGTGATTAAGTACAGCCTAAAATTCATATTTTCCCCCGACAAAAACCGTCGCGGTATAGCTATCCTCGACTATCGGGCTATCTGTCATTGTGCTATCAAGTTGCTGATATTTAGCGTTAAATTTGAAGGTCCAAGACTCACTTACGGGATAAGAGTAGGCAAAGCTAACATAAGGCTGGAAGCTTGAACTGCCTTTATACCATAGCTCACTATTCGGTGTATCCGCTTTGTCTATGCCGTAGTAATAGTCCACCAGTTGTCGACTTTTCCATTTTAGCCCCGCTTTAATAAACACATAAGTGTTAGGTGAATTATTGAACCTAAAACGATAGCTAACCCCAACATCGGCATTGTAACCTTGATAAGTGTTGGTGATATCGGTGAGCCATGATGCGCTGATTTTTACGCTATCACTTATTATCCAGTGGGCTAAAACGCCGCCATCTATGGCCCATTTTCTCGATTCGATATCGTCTAAGGAGATAGCGGTTTGCTCTGCGGCAAATTCACCGCCAGGTAGCTCATTGCTGGCATCAAACCCCATTTTTTGCACGAATATATTACTCGGGTGAAATTTTTCGAAATAGGCCTGCTCGGTATTAAACGTGCCGATCAAGCTAAGATCAAATTTATCAGTGTAGTGAAAGGTATAGCCCAAAGTCCCATTATCAAGAAAGAGGTGTTCACCGTAATAACTAATATAGGGCACAACAACCAAGGGAATATTTTCACCGTCATGGAGTGGGTTGGAGATCACGCCGCCGCCAAGCGCAATGCCAAATCGCCATTCATCGACTGGCGTACACTCGCTGTCATTGGCGTCACATGGCACCGCTGTGGCATTTACCTGAGTGGTAATCAGCAAGGCTAAGGCCATTAAAAACTTATTCAACTGGAACTCCGATATTGGGGTTGGGCTTCGCACTGTGCTCAACAGCTACTCTC is drawn from Pseudoalteromonas sp. NC201 and contains these coding sequences:
- a CDS encoding ATP-binding protein, yielding MLKLLLSLYLAVFTSIVVINQVSEAIWSHWVHSAPDELRHAKAVANTLKASISSHNLPQESETVKILNMDDVAWLPEQARTLVQGGILTSFDDEGSAWLTFKVPDSTLLMQLGPLAPAASAANKQWVIKLLSYAVLAFLLMLWIRPLWLDLLQLRYITENLTQGQLPKATRHSRFSAISNLTEQIRDLASQVARLIENQKLLVNAVSHDLRTPLARLKFALAMLPEQSREQANDMADDVVEMEAMIDEMLAYARLEFEVDKLEVTPLDLCALVDDQINKLRKLTDKQITLNKKSMQVIVSGNAHYLSRAIQNIVQNADKYGRSNIEISLECDKSNAYLHIEDDGDGIPKSQWESVFIPFSRLDESRSKDNGGYGLGLAIVRKIATWHRGTCHVGFSELGGAKFTLTLPRTSS
- a CDS encoding DUF3019 domain-containing protein, producing MSGENMNFRLYLITIIIFSAPSKALTKPNNGIKLEIKPITCMVKQAGQRCEMTAKIAWQSPAKMDLCLFQEKQKLQCWEQAKEAKSTQIIHLSKSMLFTLKDAKNNVVAKQNIEVHTSVNQQYRRKLRSDWSVF
- a CDS encoding response regulator; this translates as MAKVLLVEDDVKLAELTAKFLIHNGFEVVQLHNGINAIKAIEAEKPDILILDIMLPGLDGFSICKAARGDFKGPVLFLTAKDSDFDHVKGLEIGADDYIIKPVEPYVLLARLNALLRRTQNDEVQSDSITLGELQIDKSDRKVYLAGDEVELTSYEFDLLKTLAGHAGETLSRDYIYKHVVGREYDGLDRSVDVRISRLRKKLGDNLEQPARLITVWGKGYLCSKSAWG
- a CDS encoding MipA/OmpV family protein, giving the protein MNKFLMALALLITTQVNATAVPCDANDSECTPVDEWRFGIALGGGVISNPLHDGENIPLVVVPYISYYGEHLFLDNGTLGYTFHYTDKFDLSLIGTFNTEQAYFEKFHPSNIFVQKMGFDASNELPGGEFAAEQTAISLDDIESRKWAIDGGVLAHWIISDSVKISASWLTDITNTYQGYNADVGVSYRFRFNNSPNTYVFIKAGLKWKSRQLVDYYYGIDKADTPNSELWYKGSSSFQPYVSFAYSYPVSESWTFKFNAKYQQLDSTMTDSPIVEDSYTATVFVGGKYEF